One window of the Amycolatopsis mediterranei genome contains the following:
- a CDS encoding bifunctional glycosyltransferase family 2/GtrA family protein: MTATAPASRPGTGPVDLAGPRPVLDVVIPVYNEETDLEPCIRRLHAHLAEHVSYPYRITVADNASTDATLQVAERLAREFPEVAVRHLDEKGRGRALNAVWQASDAAVLAYMDVDLSTDLAALGPLVAPLLSGHSELAIGSRLARGARVVRGPKREFISRCYNLILRSTLAAKFSDAQCGFKAIRADVARELLPHVVDTGWFFDTELLVLAQRAGLRIHEVPVDWVDDPDSSVNIVKTATEDLKGIARVTKATFTGEIPVSRLREQLGRQPIGVDAPGVPPRLVTQLVRFAAIGVSSTLAYLVLFLLLRTVVGAQPANFAALLVTAVGNTALNRRLTFGIRGRAGAGRHQFEGLLVFGLGLALTSGSLALLNGSTAPGLVLELTVLVLANLAATVLRFLLLRGWVFNPRRQATTQKEF; this comes from the coding sequence ATGACAGCCACCGCCCCCGCATCGCGGCCCGGGACCGGCCCGGTCGACCTGGCCGGCCCGCGGCCCGTTCTCGACGTCGTCATCCCGGTCTACAACGAAGAGACCGACCTCGAACCGTGCATCCGCCGGCTGCACGCTCACCTGGCCGAGCACGTCTCCTACCCGTACCGGATCACCGTCGCCGACAACGCGAGCACCGATGCGACGCTGCAGGTGGCCGAACGGCTGGCCCGGGAGTTCCCCGAGGTCGCCGTCCGGCACCTCGACGAGAAGGGCCGCGGCCGCGCGCTCAACGCCGTGTGGCAGGCCTCCGACGCCGCCGTGCTCGCCTACATGGACGTCGACCTCTCCACCGATCTCGCCGCGCTCGGGCCGCTCGTCGCGCCGTTGCTGTCCGGGCACTCCGAGCTCGCCATCGGCAGCAGGCTCGCCCGGGGGGCGCGAGTGGTGCGCGGCCCGAAGCGCGAGTTCATTTCCCGGTGCTACAACCTGATCCTCCGCTCGACGCTCGCCGCGAAGTTCAGCGACGCGCAGTGCGGCTTCAAGGCCATCCGCGCCGACGTCGCCCGCGAACTGCTGCCGCACGTGGTGGACACCGGCTGGTTCTTCGACACCGAGTTGCTCGTTCTGGCCCAGCGCGCCGGGCTGCGGATCCACGAGGTGCCGGTCGACTGGGTCGACGACCCGGACTCGTCGGTCAACATCGTCAAGACGGCCACCGAGGACCTCAAGGGCATCGCTCGCGTCACCAAAGCCACCTTCACCGGGGAAATCCCGGTCAGCAGGCTGCGCGAGCAGCTCGGCAGGCAGCCGATCGGCGTCGACGCGCCCGGCGTACCGCCGCGGCTGGTGACGCAACTGGTGCGGTTCGCCGCGATCGGCGTCAGCAGCACGCTCGCCTACCTGGTGCTGTTCCTGCTGCTGCGCACGGTCGTCGGCGCGCAGCCGGCGAACTTCGCCGCGCTGCTGGTGACGGCAGTCGGGAACACCGCGCTGAACCGGCGGCTGACGTTCGGCATCCGCGGCCGCGCCGGCGCCGGACGCCACCAGTTCGAAGGGCTGCTCGTCTTCGGCCTCGGGCTCGCGCTCACCAGCGGTTCGTTGGCCCTGCTCAACGGATCCACCGCCCCCGGCCTCGTCCTGGAGCTCACCGTGCTGGTGCTGGCGAACCTCGCCGCCACGGTGCTCCGGTTCCTGCTCCTGCGCGGCTGGGTCTTCAACCCGCGCCGCCAGGCCACCACCCAGAAGGAGTTCTGA
- a CDS encoding amidohydrolase — translation MDDLLLRRVRPGLGGDLADVRVNDGRVTSITEPGSTGFAARVVDGHGGTLLPGLVDAHVHVVQWATSRRRIPLDAARSAGEAIELLLAHLLATPAPQTELVVGAGFRDGLWPDKPHKDLLQRALPGRAVALFSADLHTVWLSPAALKLIGREHPTGVLLEGDCMTATAQLPTASIDVQDRWVAEAVSAAAARGVTQIADYEYADTVADWTRRGAPAARISCVIAKHLLDRTIERGHRTGDVLPDSGGLLTVGPFKLFVDGSLNTRTAYCHDPYPGAESPGSLELPPDELVPLLHRAFDHGLLPAVHAIGDRANTIALDAFEEVGCPGRIEHAQLLCPEDVPRFAALGVIAAVQPAHQPDDRDVADRHWHGRTARAFPYRSLLESGARLEFGSDAPVAPLDPWDGIASAVSRTDDARPPWHPEQAIPFADALAASSGGRRGVAVGDVADLMVTAADPSVLSPADLRNLPVTATILDGHVTHQS, via the coding sequence ATGGATGATCTCCTGCTGCGCCGCGTCCGGCCGGGCCTCGGCGGGGACCTCGCCGACGTGCGGGTGAACGACGGCCGGGTCACGTCGATCACCGAACCGGGCTCCACGGGGTTCGCCGCGCGCGTGGTCGACGGGCACGGCGGGACGCTGCTGCCCGGGCTGGTCGACGCGCACGTCCACGTCGTCCAGTGGGCGACGTCCCGGCGCCGCATCCCCCTGGACGCGGCCCGCTCGGCGGGGGAGGCGATCGAGTTGCTGCTCGCGCACCTGCTGGCGACGCCGGCGCCGCAGACGGAACTGGTCGTGGGCGCGGGTTTCCGCGACGGGCTGTGGCCGGACAAGCCGCACAAGGACCTGCTCCAGCGGGCGCTGCCCGGGCGTGCGGTCGCGTTGTTCAGCGCGGATCTGCACACGGTGTGGCTGAGCCCGGCGGCGCTGAAGCTGATCGGCCGCGAGCACCCGACGGGCGTCCTGCTGGAGGGCGACTGCATGACCGCGACGGCCCAGCTCCCGACGGCGTCGATCGACGTCCAGGACCGATGGGTGGCGGAAGCGGTTTCCGCGGCGGCCGCGCGCGGCGTGACGCAGATCGCCGACTACGAGTACGCGGACACGGTGGCGGATTGGACGCGCCGCGGAGCGCCGGCGGCCCGGATCTCGTGCGTGATCGCGAAACACCTCCTGGACCGCACGATCGAGCGCGGCCACCGCACCGGCGACGTCCTGCCGGATTCCGGCGGGCTGCTGACGGTCGGGCCGTTCAAGCTCTTCGTGGACGGTTCCCTCAACACCCGCACGGCCTACTGCCACGACCCGTACCCGGGCGCCGAGTCGCCGGGGTCGCTCGAACTGCCGCCCGACGAACTGGTTCCGTTGCTGCACCGGGCGTTCGACCACGGCCTGCTCCCGGCGGTCCACGCGATCGGCGACCGGGCGAACACGATCGCGCTGGACGCGTTCGAGGAGGTCGGCTGCCCGGGCCGCATCGAGCACGCTCAGCTGCTGTGCCCCGAGGACGTCCCGCGGTTCGCGGCGCTGGGCGTGATCGCGGCGGTCCAGCCGGCGCACCAGCCGGACGACCGCGACGTCGCGGACCGCCACTGGCACGGCCGCACGGCCCGGGCGTTCCCGTACCGGTCGCTGCTGGAGTCGGGAGCCCGCCTGGAGTTCGGCTCGGACGCCCCGGTGGCCCCGCTGGACCCCTGGGACGGAATAGCCTCGGCGGTGTCCCGCACGGACGACGCCCGCCCACCGTGGCACCCGGAGCAGGCGATCCCGTTCGCCGACGCGCTGGCGGCGTCCTCGGGCGGCCGTCGCGGGGTGGCGGTGGGGGATGTGGCGGACCTGATGGTGACGGCGGCGGACCCGTCGGTGTTGTCCCCGGCCGACCTGCGCAATCTTCCGGTGACGGCGACGATCCTGGACGGCCACGTCACGCACCAGAGCTGA
- a CDS encoding GH92 family glycosyl hydrolase, producing the protein MHVTTLSPTTRTRVLATLLAGATTMALAAPAEAHGGPRFADDPTTLVDTSIGNNGDGTTFPGATTPFGMVQLSPDTQLKKYASYDYAQDTTLGFSHTHLSGVGCQTMGNFRFMPTTGAVTTSDPAQYGARFSHADETRRPGYYGVKLANGIGAELTATQRTGQHRYTFPGGATSENVLIEVGESNGYTYAGDVHVVGDDTVEGWLQGGNFCWETQKERYKVFFSAKFDRKFTSFGTWTDSKLTPNQRDAKLGSQRTGAWLTFGTDSNQVGASVGLSYTSVDGARLNRGAEQPKSFDKARKAAHDTWRDELNRLRVAGGTIADQRTYYSALYRSLLHPSVGSDVDGSYRGFDDVVHRSRDTYYQMFSLWDTYRSQNQLVALLHPDEAADMTKSVLKIAQDGGWVPRWALAGGETNVMSGDPVTPWVVDNYRRGLLDDKTARQLFDALWRNANEVPKDQSIFRGRDGNPSYVKNGWIGYQDLPGYTYGDTRQAGSATLEYALADCALSTMASGLGYGDKAATLRARCGNFAHLWDTSVESHGFTGFPRTKAADGTGVGDPDPAKSTGFHEGTPWQYQWLAQQDTAKLFGLMGGPAQAEKRLDTFFDMPLLLTDPAKAAKDSWVHGAYDYHNNFAFNPNNEPDLHAPWMYSWTGAPWKTSAVLRAARTLFTDTPYGLPGNDDLGTISSWLVFGMAGVFEAQPGSGTYLLSTPMFEKVEIHPDGGRKIEIEAPGASAAKLQYTTDVRIGHRDYGRSWISHADLLRAGKIQFRLSDTPTTWGTKSAPPAM; encoded by the coding sequence GTGCATGTGACAACGTTGTCGCCGACAACTCGGACGCGCGTCCTGGCCACTCTGCTCGCCGGAGCCACCACGATGGCTCTCGCGGCTCCCGCCGAAGCCCACGGCGGCCCGAGGTTCGCCGACGACCCCACCACGCTCGTCGACACCTCGATCGGCAACAACGGCGACGGCACCACCTTCCCCGGCGCCACCACGCCGTTCGGGATGGTCCAGCTCAGCCCGGACACCCAGCTCAAGAAGTACGCGTCCTACGACTACGCGCAGGACACCACCCTCGGCTTCAGCCACACCCACCTCTCCGGTGTCGGCTGCCAGACCATGGGCAACTTCCGGTTCATGCCCACCACCGGCGCCGTCACCACGAGCGATCCCGCGCAGTACGGTGCTAGGTTCAGCCACGCTGACGAAACCCGCCGGCCCGGCTATTACGGGGTCAAGCTCGCGAACGGCATCGGCGCCGAGCTGACCGCGACCCAGCGCACCGGCCAGCACCGCTACACCTTCCCGGGTGGCGCGACCAGCGAAAACGTCCTCATCGAGGTCGGCGAGAGCAACGGCTACACCTACGCCGGCGACGTCCACGTGGTCGGTGACGACACCGTCGAGGGCTGGCTGCAGGGCGGCAACTTCTGCTGGGAGACGCAGAAGGAGCGCTACAAGGTCTTCTTCAGCGCCAAGTTCGACCGCAAGTTCACGAGCTTCGGCACCTGGACCGACAGCAAGCTGACGCCGAACCAGCGTGACGCCAAGCTCGGTAGCCAACGCACCGGCGCCTGGCTGACCTTCGGCACCGACAGCAACCAGGTCGGCGCCTCGGTCGGCCTGTCCTACACCTCCGTCGACGGCGCCCGGCTCAACCGCGGCGCCGAGCAGCCCAAGTCGTTCGACAAGGCGCGAAAAGCCGCCCACGACACCTGGCGGGACGAGCTGAACCGCCTGCGCGTCGCCGGCGGGACGATCGCCGACCAGCGGACTTACTACAGCGCGCTGTACCGGTCGCTGCTGCACCCGTCCGTCGGGTCCGATGTGGACGGCTCGTACCGCGGCTTCGACGACGTCGTCCACCGCAGCCGCGACACCTACTACCAGATGTTCTCGCTGTGGGACACCTATCGATCGCAGAACCAGCTGGTCGCGCTGCTGCACCCGGACGAGGCCGCGGACATGACCAAGTCCGTCCTGAAGATCGCCCAGGACGGCGGCTGGGTCCCGCGCTGGGCGCTCGCCGGCGGCGAGACGAACGTGATGAGCGGCGACCCCGTCACGCCGTGGGTGGTCGACAACTACCGCCGCGGCCTCCTCGACGACAAGACCGCGCGTCAGCTGTTCGACGCGTTGTGGCGCAACGCCAACGAAGTGCCGAAGGACCAGTCGATCTTCCGCGGCCGCGACGGCAACCCGAGCTACGTCAAGAACGGCTGGATCGGCTACCAGGACCTGCCGGGCTACACCTACGGCGACACGCGCCAGGCCGGCTCGGCGACCCTCGAGTACGCCCTCGCCGACTGCGCACTGTCCACAATGGCTTCCGGACTGGGCTACGGGGACAAGGCTGCGACACTGCGGGCGCGCTGCGGCAACTTCGCGCATCTGTGGGACACGAGCGTCGAATCCCACGGCTTCACCGGCTTCCCGCGCACCAAGGCCGCGGACGGCACCGGCGTCGGCGACCCCGACCCGGCGAAGTCGACCGGCTTTCACGAAGGCACGCCGTGGCAGTACCAGTGGCTCGCCCAGCAGGACACGGCGAAGCTGTTCGGCCTGATGGGCGGCCCGGCGCAGGCGGAGAAGCGGCTCGACACCTTCTTCGACATGCCGCTGCTGCTCACCGACCCGGCGAAGGCGGCCAAGGACTCCTGGGTCCACGGCGCGTACGACTACCACAACAACTTCGCCTTCAACCCGAACAACGAGCCCGACCTGCACGCACCCTGGATGTACAGCTGGACGGGCGCACCGTGGAAGACCTCGGCCGTGCTGCGCGCGGCGCGGACGCTGTTCACCGACACGCCCTACGGCCTGCCCGGCAACGACGACCTCGGCACCATCTCGTCGTGGCTCGTCTTCGGCATGGCCGGCGTCTTCGAGGCGCAGCCGGGCTCCGGGACGTACCTGCTCAGCACGCCGATGTTCGAGAAGGTCGAGATCCACCCGGACGGCGGCCGCAAGATCGAGATCGAGGCGCCGGGCGCGAGCGCGGCGAAGCTGCAGTACACAACGGACGTCCGCATCGGACACCGCGACTACGGCCGCAGCTGGATCTCCCATGCGGACCTGCTCCGCGCGGGCAAGATCCAGTTCCGCCTGAGTGACACCCCGACCACCTGGGGGACGAAGTCCGCTCCGCCCGCGATGTAG
- a CDS encoding PP2C family protein-serine/threonine phosphatase: MITTRPGYPRWHTASAQGPRSLNADAVGAYAAAGGPGIAFALADGVGDDPTAARAARTAAAAAARTPVHKGPVEAVLAAQRAVREQTLGDAVLVVAMPAEHGGYRIAWVGDARAYAWDGTTLSPLTTDHTLAEFFRARHQPVTPRMEHVVTTSVRTAEAHEIGTAETTSAGLLLTSDGIHKPLTGSGIRAVLAQPGTGAAELVEAALARGGSDNATALYVEPLEAADNTTVRFPIAA, from the coding sequence ATGATCACCACCCGTCCGGGTTACCCACGCTGGCACACCGCGAGTGCGCAGGGGCCGCGCTCACTCAACGCAGACGCCGTCGGGGCGTACGCCGCCGCAGGCGGCCCGGGCATCGCGTTCGCCCTGGCCGACGGCGTCGGGGACGATCCCACTGCCGCGCGCGCCGCCCGCACCGCCGCCGCGGCCGCCGCCCGCACGCCGGTCCACAAAGGACCGGTCGAGGCCGTGCTGGCCGCGCAGCGCGCGGTGCGCGAGCAAACACTCGGCGACGCCGTGCTCGTCGTCGCCATGCCGGCCGAGCACGGCGGCTACCGCATCGCCTGGGTGGGTGACGCCCGCGCGTACGCCTGGGACGGCACCACGCTGAGCCCCCTCACGACCGACCACACGCTCGCCGAGTTCTTCCGTGCGCGCCACCAGCCGGTGACGCCGCGGATGGAGCACGTCGTCACCACCAGCGTCCGCACCGCCGAAGCACACGAGATCGGCACGGCGGAGACGACGAGCGCGGGCCTCCTGCTGACCAGCGACGGCATCCACAAGCCGCTCACCGGCAGCGGCATCCGCGCGGTACTCGCGCAGCCGGGAACGGGCGCGGCAGAGCTGGTCGAAGCAGCCCTCGCCCGCGGCGGCTCGGACAACGCAACGGCCCTCTACGTCGAACCCCTGGAGGCGGCCGACAACACAACGGTCCGATTTCCCATCGCCGCGTGA
- a CDS encoding ArnT family glycosyltransferase, whose protein sequence is MTTVLPAPVSESRHRKEPAAHAPPRWVRPAAFGLLAATAVLYFWNLTASGYGNSFYAAAVQSGTQSWKAWLFGSLDSGNVLTVDKPPAALWVGTAFARIFGFSSFTVLAPQALMGVASVGILYLTVKRTSGPVAGLLAGAMLAVTPVAALMFRFNNPDALLVLLMVAGAYFVVRAAEKASPRWLALAGVAIGFGFLAKMMQAFLVLPAFGLLYLLAAPTSLGKRLLHLGGAVVALVVSAGWFIALVDLWPTASRPYIGGSEGDSLLELALGYNGLGRIFGGEGNGGMGGGGMGGNTGFGGSTGLFRMFGASFGTEISWLLPAALIGLVAGLWFTRRAPRTDKTRAALVLWGGWLVVTALVFSFMSGTVHPYYAVALAPAIAALVAISGRALWQGRAHLAPRATLAGMVVATAVWSFILLDRTPEWFPALRWIVAVLGVLVGTVLVMGIPATRRAVALVATAVVLTIGVSSAAYGVETASVAHTGSIPTSGPTSSAMGGFDDSSSAVGSLLAKTTTKWAAATTGSQSAASLELASGKAVIGIGGWSGSDPAPTLAEFKAYVAAGEVKYYIEGGRGGGPGGGSSEITDWVTANFTATTVDGQTVYDLQS, encoded by the coding sequence ATGACCACCGTCCTGCCCGCCCCGGTTTCCGAATCGCGGCACCGCAAGGAGCCCGCCGCGCACGCACCACCGCGCTGGGTCCGCCCGGCCGCGTTCGGGCTGCTGGCCGCCACCGCGGTGCTGTACTTCTGGAACCTCACCGCGTCCGGCTACGGCAACTCCTTCTACGCCGCCGCCGTCCAGTCCGGGACGCAGAGCTGGAAGGCGTGGCTGTTCGGCTCGCTGGACTCCGGGAACGTGCTGACCGTCGACAAGCCGCCCGCGGCCCTGTGGGTCGGCACGGCGTTCGCCCGGATCTTCGGCTTCTCGAGTTTCACCGTGCTGGCCCCGCAGGCGCTGATGGGCGTGGCTTCCGTAGGAATCCTCTACCTGACGGTGAAGCGGACTTCCGGTCCGGTCGCGGGGCTGCTGGCCGGGGCGATGCTGGCGGTGACGCCGGTCGCGGCGCTGATGTTCCGCTTCAACAACCCGGACGCGCTGCTGGTGCTGCTGATGGTCGCGGGCGCCTACTTCGTCGTGCGGGCAGCGGAAAAGGCGAGCCCGCGGTGGCTGGCGCTGGCCGGGGTGGCGATCGGGTTCGGCTTCCTGGCGAAGATGATGCAGGCGTTCCTGGTGCTGCCGGCGTTCGGGCTGTTGTACCTGCTCGCGGCGCCGACGTCGCTGGGCAAGCGGCTGCTGCACCTCGGTGGCGCGGTCGTGGCGCTGGTCGTCTCGGCGGGCTGGTTCATCGCGCTGGTGGACCTGTGGCCGACGGCGTCGCGGCCGTACATCGGCGGGTCCGAAGGGGACAGTCTGCTCGAACTTGCCTTGGGCTACAACGGGTTGGGCCGCATCTTCGGTGGCGAAGGCAACGGCGGCATGGGCGGCGGCGGCATGGGCGGCAACACCGGGTTCGGCGGGTCGACGGGCCTGTTCCGGATGTTCGGCGCCAGCTTCGGCACGGAGATCTCGTGGCTGCTGCCGGCCGCGCTGATCGGGCTGGTCGCCGGGCTGTGGTTCACCCGCCGCGCGCCGCGGACGGACAAGACCCGGGCGGCGCTGGTGCTGTGGGGCGGCTGGCTGGTCGTGACGGCGCTGGTGTTCAGCTTCATGAGCGGCACCGTGCACCCGTACTACGCGGTCGCTCTGGCCCCCGCGATCGCCGCGCTGGTCGCGATTTCGGGCCGCGCGCTGTGGCAGGGCCGGGCGCACCTGGCCCCGCGGGCGACGCTGGCCGGAATGGTCGTGGCGACGGCGGTGTGGTCGTTCATCCTGCTGGACCGGACGCCGGAGTGGTTCCCGGCGCTGCGCTGGATCGTCGCGGTGCTCGGGGTGCTGGTGGGCACGGTGCTGGTGATGGGCATCCCGGCAACGCGCCGGGCGGTCGCGCTCGTGGCGACGGCGGTGGTCCTGACGATCGGCGTGTCGTCGGCGGCGTACGGCGTCGAGACGGCGTCGGTGGCGCACACGGGATCGATCCCGACGTCGGGTCCGACGTCGAGCGCCATGGGTGGCTTCGACGACTCCTCGAGCGCGGTCGGCTCCTTGCTCGCCAAGACGACGACGAAGTGGGCAGCGGCGACAACGGGTTCGCAGAGCGCGGCATCCCTGGAGCTGGCGAGCGGCAAGGCGGTGATCGGCATCGGCGGCTGGAGCGGCTCGGACCCGGCCCCGACACTGGCCGAGTTCAAGGCGTACGTGGCAGCGGGCGAAGTCAAGTACTACATCGAGGGCGGCCGAGGAGGTGGGCCGGGCGGCGGCTCGTCGGAGATCACGGACTGGGTGACGGCGAACTTCACCGCCACCACGGTGGACGGCCAGACGGTGTACGACCTGCAGAGCTGA
- a CDS encoding ATP-binding protein, whose product MLNPAAAGAEPPGPVPRQLPADVRGFVNRRHDLDRLDELIDDSAASGAAIVVVGTAGVGKTSPAVHWAHRIRDRFPDGQLYVNLRGYDPGPPITPQEMLERFLHALGGPARRCPPTSNREVRCSGRSWPGGACSWCWTTPQRSARFGRCFPATANASYS is encoded by the coding sequence GTGCTGAATCCGGCGGCGGCCGGTGCCGAGCCGCCAGGCCCGGTTCCCCGGCAACTGCCCGCCGATGTCCGCGGTTTCGTCAACCGGCGCCACGACCTTGACCGGCTCGACGAGCTCATCGACGACAGCGCCGCCTCCGGAGCGGCGATCGTCGTCGTCGGCACGGCAGGCGTCGGCAAGACTTCGCCGGCGGTGCACTGGGCCCACCGGATCCGCGACCGGTTCCCCGACGGCCAGCTGTACGTCAACCTCCGCGGCTACGATCCCGGCCCGCCGATCACCCCGCAGGAAATGCTCGAACGGTTCCTCCACGCACTCGGCGGCCCGGCGCGGCGGTGCCCGCCGACCTCGAATCGCGAGGTGCGCTGTTCCGGTCGCTCCTGGCCGGGCGGCGCGTGCTCGTGGTGCTGGACAACGCCGCAACGGTCGGCCAGGTTCGGCCGTTGCTTCCCGGCAACAGCGAATGCCTCGTACTCGTGA
- a CDS encoding nuclear transport factor 2 family protein — protein MIFSYAALVDAGDFAGVGELFAEGTFVGSSGVLRGAAEVERMLHESVIVYEDGTPRTKHVTTNVALELSGSTASGRAYFTVLQAVPGFPLQTIAAGRCDDRFMRGAGGWRSTERRARVDLVGDSSRHLCSRS, from the coding sequence TTGATCTTTTCTTACGCGGCGCTGGTCGACGCGGGAGACTTCGCGGGGGTGGGTGAGTTGTTCGCGGAGGGGACGTTCGTGGGCAGTAGCGGTGTGCTGCGGGGCGCCGCGGAGGTCGAGCGGATGTTGCACGAGTCGGTGATCGTGTACGAGGACGGAACCCCGCGGACGAAGCACGTGACGACGAACGTAGCGCTCGAGCTGTCCGGCTCGACAGCATCGGGCCGCGCGTACTTCACGGTGCTGCAGGCAGTCCCCGGCTTCCCACTGCAGACGATTGCGGCGGGCAGGTGCGATGACCGATTCATGAGGGGAGCGGGCGGTTGGCGATCTACGGAACGGCGAGCGAGGGTGGATCTCGTCGGAGACTCCAGCCGCCACCTGTGCTCGAGGTCTTAA
- a CDS encoding AfsR/SARP family transcriptional regulator: MEFPILGPLAVSRAVGRRAALGGRKPRTLLAALLSARGRVVLDERLISLLRADERQSTVDVQVCAYVSRLRKALGRPARLVRAGGGYLLTPGGTVEAEELSRLAYSGDGELRADRPARAGELFRAVLALWRGPVLDAVAEPLRAGEAARFDELRLAVLEDRIEAEIAPGDHLRAVHDVTAFVLELRMRERAQALLVAALCAGGGAADAVAVYHRGRRLLDERVGGAPGPRCGRRTSGCWTLRRGRELAGSPDQVRRASAAASTGAASAPDRAAERG; this comes from the coding sequence ATGGAGTTCCCGATTCTCGGGCCGCTGGCGGTGTCGCGCGCCGTCGGCCGCCGGGCCGCGCTCGGCGGGCGCAAGCCGCGGACGCTGCTGGCGGCCTTGCTGTCGGCGCGTGGGCGCGTGGTGCTCGACGAGCGGCTGATTTCCCTGCTGCGGGCCGACGAACGGCAGTCGACGGTCGACGTGCAGGTGTGCGCGTACGTCTCCCGGCTGCGCAAAGCCCTTGGGCGCCCGGCGCGGCTCGTGCGGGCCGGCGGCGGCTATCTGCTGACGCCCGGAGGAACCGTCGAAGCCGAAGAGCTCTCACGGCTGGCGTATTCGGGGGACGGCGAGCTGCGTGCGGACCGCCCGGCCCGCGCCGGTGAGCTGTTCCGCGCCGTATTGGCGCTGTGGCGCGGTCCGGTGCTCGACGCCGTCGCCGAGCCGCTCCGCGCGGGCGAAGCGGCGCGGTTCGACGAACTACGGCTGGCCGTGCTGGAGGACCGGATCGAAGCCGAGATCGCGCCGGGTGACCACTTGCGCGCGGTGCACGACGTGACCGCGTTCGTCCTCGAACTCCGGATGCGGGAACGCGCGCAGGCTCTGCTCGTAGCGGCGCTCTGCGCGGGCGGCGGGGCGGCAGACGCGGTCGCGGTGTACCACCGGGGCCGCCGCCTCCTCGACGAGCGCGTCGGGGGCGCACCGGGCCCACGCTGCGGGCGGCGTACCAGCGGGTGCTGGACACTCAGGCGAGGCAGGGAGCTGGCCGGAAGTCCTGATCAAGTTCGGCGGGCGAGCGCTGCAGCCAGTACCGGGGCAGCGAGCGCACCTGATCGCGCGGCAGAGCGGGGTTGA
- a CDS encoding DUF2127 domain-containing protein, producing MSETKTTATEKFFRIAIAIKGLDGALQVVGALILAFIPASTVSGFTHAVITRDLLGDPSGTLARHLESATENFLHGDTKTFAVAYLLAHGLIKLGLVWALARKVVRAYPVAAVILAAFVVYEIFRAVRTHSIALPFFAALDIVIIFLVLREYRQLKRG from the coding sequence ATGTCCGAGACGAAGACGACCGCGACCGAGAAGTTCTTCCGGATCGCGATCGCGATCAAGGGCCTCGACGGCGCGCTGCAGGTTGTCGGGGCGCTGATCCTGGCGTTCATCCCCGCTTCGACGGTCAGCGGGTTCACCCACGCGGTGATCACCCGCGACCTGCTCGGCGACCCGTCGGGCACCCTGGCTCGCCACCTCGAGTCGGCGACGGAGAATTTCCTCCACGGTGATACCAAGACGTTCGCTGTCGCTTATCTGCTCGCCCATGGGTTGATCAAGCTGGGCCTGGTGTGGGCGCTGGCCCGGAAGGTTGTCCGGGCTTACCCGGTGGCGGCGGTCATTCTTGCCGCGTTCGTCGTTTATGAGATCTTTCGGGCGGTGCGTACTCACTCGATCGCGTTGCCGTTCTTCGCTGCGCTCGATATTGTGATCATCTTCTTGGTGCTGCGGGAGTATCGGCAGCTCAAGCGCGGGTAA
- a CDS encoding zinc finger protein: protein MDLMLRWQQAEGKRHALDGPFPPRPEEQFVTLCGEEVTVAVKDVPQLGGNWFDPTCAECESAWLARC, encoded by the coding sequence ATGGACCTCATGTTGAGGTGGCAGCAAGCGGAGGGGAAGCGCCACGCGCTCGACGGGCCGTTCCCTCCGCGTCCGGAAGAACAGTTCGTGACTTTGTGCGGGGAAGAAGTGACCGTGGCGGTGAAGGATGTTCCGCAGCTCGGAGGAAACTGGTTCGACCCGACGTGCGCCGAATGCGAGTCGGCGTGGCTGGCGCGGTGCTGA
- a CDS encoding DUF6879 family protein, whose amino-acid sequence MHRPLVTLLGDRLTPDEYFADHAENFWRTDDSGCWKLERQQHFVESGDTSWDAFTAGDWPKALRLLEERRQKVADYEKRIARHGFEVRRVRVVEEPISPYLLWELNSLHIRRQVGGKIRVVDGAAAADLEREEVLPELFILGRKVIYQVLYTENGELEGARKSEDPGLIHHWTATVRRLYDDGEDLRTFFAREVAGRRLSPTC is encoded by the coding sequence ATGCATAGGCCTCTGGTCACCCTGCTCGGTGATCGGTTGACACCGGACGAGTACTTCGCCGACCACGCCGAAAACTTCTGGCGCACCGATGACAGCGGGTGCTGGAAGCTGGAGCGGCAACAGCACTTCGTCGAGAGCGGCGACACGAGCTGGGACGCCTTCACCGCGGGCGATTGGCCCAAAGCACTGCGGCTCCTGGAGGAGCGCAGGCAGAAAGTCGCCGACTACGAAAAGCGTATCGCCCGGCACGGGTTCGAAGTGCGGCGAGTCCGGGTCGTGGAAGAACCGATCAGCCCGTATTTGCTCTGGGAACTGAACTCCTTGCACATCCGGCGACAGGTCGGCGGAAAGATCCGGGTGGTCGACGGTGCCGCCGCCGCGGATCTCGAACGGGAAGAGGTCCTGCCGGAACTGTTCATCCTCGGCCGGAAGGTCATTTACCAGGTGCTGTACACCGAGAACGGTGAGCTGGAGGGCGCGCGCAAATCCGAGGACCCCGGGCTGATCCACCACTGGACGGCGACCGTCCGACGCCTCTACGACGACGGCGAGGACCTCCGCACATTCTTCGCCAGGGAGGTCGCCGGGCGCCGACTTTCGCCGACGTGCTGA